The following proteins are encoded in a genomic region of Micrococcaceae bacterium Sec5.8:
- a CDS encoding mechanosensitive ion channel domain-containing protein, with protein sequence MISLTAIEPIIPPDISAINVPGVLISLGVGVAIWLVASFIIAGITKRVAAGSTFFKKPHFRWVAPAFRALDHERRVQRANTIGALLNSVVGVLVAVLTSVYVLKNLNVDVAPILTSVGILGIAIGFGAQQLIRDFLAGIFITIEDQYGIGDIIETSEVVGTVEQMNLRITRVRAEDGTIWYLRNGEILRVGNRSQGTYLPPETPAADDAAPQQKAGE encoded by the coding sequence ATGATCAGCCTGACCGCTATCGAGCCCATTATCCCTCCGGACATTTCGGCCATCAACGTCCCCGGTGTCCTCATCAGTCTGGGGGTCGGCGTCGCCATCTGGCTGGTGGCGTCGTTCATCATCGCAGGCATCACCAAGCGCGTCGCCGCCGGCAGCACGTTCTTCAAGAAACCGCACTTCCGTTGGGTGGCTCCCGCCTTCCGCGCCCTCGACCATGAACGCCGGGTGCAGCGGGCCAACACCATCGGTGCTCTGCTCAACAGCGTGGTGGGCGTCCTGGTGGCCGTCCTCACCAGCGTCTATGTGCTCAAAAACCTCAACGTGGACGTGGCGCCGATCCTGACCAGCGTCGGTATCCTCGGTATCGCCATCGGCTTCGGCGCACAGCAGCTGATCCGGGATTTCCTGGCCGGAATCTTCATCACCATCGAGGACCAGTACGGCATCGGGGACATCATTGAGACCTCCGAGGTGGTGGGCACGGTGGAGCAAATGAACCTGCGGATCACCCGGGTCCGGGCCGAAGACGGCACCATCTGGTACCTGCGGAACGGCGAGATCCTGCGCGTGGGCAACCGCTCCCAGGGAACCTACCTGCCGCCCGAAACACCGGCTGCCGACGACGCCGCGCCGCAGCAGAAGGCCGGAGAATAG
- a CDS encoding globin — protein MTIPSAAEPRQPKQLLQNDPFARPDYTDSFYDAVGGHETFVKLIDVFYDGVATDPLLRPMYPEADLGPAKRRFLMFLEQYWGGPTTYGEERGHPRLRMRHQPFRVTPEAKERWLHHMRTAVDSLELPPLHEGTLWDYMERAALSMVNSPSGA, from the coding sequence ATGACCATCCCCAGCGCCGCCGAACCCCGTCAACCCAAGCAGCTGTTGCAGAACGATCCGTTCGCCCGCCCCGATTACACGGATAGCTTCTACGACGCCGTGGGCGGCCACGAGACGTTCGTGAAGCTCATCGATGTGTTTTACGACGGCGTGGCCACTGATCCACTGCTGCGGCCCATGTATCCGGAAGCGGACCTTGGCCCGGCTAAACGTCGCTTCCTGATGTTCCTCGAACAATACTGGGGCGGCCCGACGACGTACGGCGAAGAGCGCGGGCACCCCCGGCTGCGGATGCGGCACCAGCCCTTCCGCGTCACTCCGGAGGCGAAGGAGCGCTGGCTGCACCACATGCGCACCGCAGTGGATTCCCTGGAGCTCCCTCCCCTGCACGAGGGAACGCTCTGGGACTACATGGAGCGGGCGGCACTCTCAATGGTGAACAGCCCCTCCGGAGCCTAG
- a CDS encoding Pr6Pr family membrane protein, whose translation MNGISVLDPPVERHLGFNDSLHPDRSWIRMLRFGVGILVLCALAQKTYDATLPGSDVDVFQLYSEFTVQSNLVLGLVLIASAARRRARLPECWDHLSGALVFYLVMTGIIYAVLVAPPDEPWWSWDMYWPQLAHHRLAPLFVVLDWLLVTRTVHGKWWRPVVWLGYPVAFLIFSWLRGAVDGWYVYDFLDPTLDGGWPAALTTTAQVLAAFLVVALLVHAAGNGRAALAVGHKRR comes from the coding sequence ATGAACGGCATCTCTGTTCTGGATCCGCCCGTCGAGCGCCACCTTGGCTTCAACGATTCGCTGCATCCTGACCGCAGCTGGATCCGGATGCTCCGCTTCGGGGTGGGCATCCTCGTACTCTGCGCCCTCGCCCAAAAGACCTACGACGCGACGCTCCCCGGCAGCGATGTGGACGTCTTCCAGCTGTACTCGGAATTCACGGTCCAGTCCAACCTCGTCCTCGGGCTCGTGCTCATCGCGTCGGCCGCCCGGCGGCGGGCCCGGCTGCCGGAGTGCTGGGACCACCTGTCCGGCGCGCTCGTTTTTTATCTGGTCATGACCGGCATCATCTACGCCGTGCTGGTGGCCCCGCCGGACGAGCCCTGGTGGAGCTGGGACATGTACTGGCCCCAGCTCGCACACCACCGGCTGGCTCCGCTGTTCGTCGTGCTCGACTGGCTCCTCGTCACGCGGACGGTGCACGGCAAGTGGTGGCGGCCGGTCGTGTGGCTCGGCTACCCCGTCGCCTTCCTGATCTTCTCCTGGCTGCGCGGCGCTGTCGATGGCTGGTACGTCTACGACTTCCTCGATCCAACGCTCGACGGCGGGTGGCCGGCCGCGCTGACGACGACGGCCCAGGTGCTTGCCGCGTTCCTCGTCGTTGCGCTCCTCGTGCACGCCGCCGGCAACGGGCGCGCCGCGCTGGCCGTGGGGCACAAGCGGCGTTGA
- a CDS encoding acyl-CoA thioesterase II, which translates to MTEAEAGLQGPPTQDPTSSLLQLLNLGELEGARTDEDIFMGPSQQQPRHRVFGGQVLAQSLIAGSRTVPEGRGVHSMHGYFLRPGDANKPITFGVQRLRDGRSFSARRVHAYQEGMPILSMIASFQDEDEGIEHQSQMPSGIPDPESLPSTADLLGKFDHPVARHWAYERPFDIRHVDPALYVSAKGEKEPRNAVWMKTFGPMPSDPELHRAALAYASDYTLLESILRKHGMSWITPGMSVASLDHAMWWHRPVRVDEWLLYVQESPSAQSARGLATGKIFSRDGRHVATVAQEGMIRVPSDLKSKVKGAVQTKVLEHQMRKADRG; encoded by the coding sequence ATGACTGAAGCCGAAGCCGGATTGCAGGGCCCGCCCACCCAGGACCCCACCTCCTCGCTCCTCCAACTGCTCAACCTCGGCGAGCTTGAGGGTGCCCGGACGGATGAGGACATCTTTATGGGGCCCTCGCAGCAGCAGCCCCGGCACCGCGTGTTCGGCGGGCAGGTGCTCGCCCAGTCCCTGATTGCCGGGAGCCGCACCGTTCCCGAGGGCCGCGGCGTGCACTCCATGCACGGGTACTTCCTGCGCCCGGGGGATGCCAACAAGCCGATCACCTTCGGCGTCCAGCGGCTCAGGGACGGCCGCTCGTTCTCCGCCCGCCGGGTACACGCGTATCAGGAGGGCATGCCCATCCTGTCCATGATCGCCTCGTTCCAGGACGAGGACGAGGGAATCGAGCACCAGTCCCAGATGCCCTCCGGGATTCCGGACCCCGAGTCGCTGCCCAGCACGGCCGATCTGCTGGGCAAGTTCGATCATCCGGTGGCGCGGCACTGGGCCTATGAGCGGCCCTTCGACATCCGGCACGTCGACCCGGCGTTGTACGTCTCGGCCAAGGGCGAAAAGGAACCACGCAACGCCGTGTGGATGAAGACGTTCGGACCGATGCCCAGCGATCCGGAACTGCACCGCGCCGCCTTGGCGTACGCGAGCGACTACACCCTGCTGGAATCCATCCTGCGCAAGCACGGGATGAGCTGGATTACCCCGGGCATGTCCGTGGCCAGCTTGGATCACGCCATGTGGTGGCACCGTCCCGTCCGCGTGGATGAGTGGCTGCTTTACGTTCAGGAGTCCCCCAGCGCCCAGAGCGCCAGGGGCCTGGCCACCGGAAAGATCTTCAGCCGCGACGGACGGCATGTGGCCACGGTGGCGCAGGAGGGCATGATCCGGGTCCCCTCAGACCTCAAGAGCAAGGTCAAAGGCGCGGTCCAGACCAAGGTCCTGGAGCACCAGATGCGCAAGGCCGACCGCGGCTGA
- the ettA gene encoding energy-dependent translational throttle protein EttA, protein MAEFIYTMTKARKAVGEKLILDDVSMSFFPGAKIGVVGPNGAGKSTILKIMAGLDTPSNGEARLSPGYTVGILLQEPPLNEDKTVLGNVQEGVGEIIGKIQRFNDISEEMASPDADYDVLLEEMGQLQEAIDAADAWDLDSQLEQAMDALRCPPPEADVTLLSGGERRRVALCKLLLQKPDLLLLDEPTNHLDAESVLWLEQHLSSYPGAVLAVTHDRYFLDHVAEWIAEVDRGHLYPYEGNYSTYLEKKRARLEVQGKKDAKQAKRLTEELEWVRSNAKGRQTKSKARLARYEEMAAEADRTRKLDFEEIQIPPGPRLGGLVLEAKNLQKGFEDRTLIDGLSFTLPRNGIVGVIGPNGVGKTTLFKTIVGLEPLDGGELKIGDSVKISYADQSRGGIDPNKTLWEVVSDGLDYIQVGQVEMPSRAYVAAFGFKGPDQQKKAGVLSGGERNRLNLALTLKQGGNLLLLDEPTNDLDVETLSSLENALLEFPGCAVVVSHDRWFLDRVATHILAYEGDEENPSKWYWFEGNFESYEENKMERLGPDAAKPHRVTHRRLTRD, encoded by the coding sequence ATGGCGGAATTTATCTACACAATGACCAAGGCCCGCAAGGCCGTTGGCGAAAAACTTATCCTCGACGATGTGAGCATGTCCTTCTTCCCGGGGGCCAAGATTGGCGTTGTCGGTCCGAATGGTGCCGGTAAGTCCACCATTCTCAAGATCATGGCCGGGCTGGACACCCCCTCCAACGGTGAGGCCCGGCTGAGCCCGGGGTACACGGTGGGCATCCTGTTGCAGGAGCCGCCGCTGAACGAGGACAAAACCGTCCTGGGCAATGTCCAGGAAGGCGTCGGAGAGATCATCGGCAAGATTCAGCGCTTCAACGACATCTCCGAAGAGATGGCGAGCCCTGACGCTGACTACGATGTCCTCCTCGAGGAAATGGGCCAACTGCAGGAAGCGATCGACGCCGCCGATGCCTGGGACCTCGATTCCCAGCTGGAGCAGGCCATGGACGCGCTCCGCTGCCCGCCGCCGGAAGCCGACGTCACCCTGCTCTCCGGTGGTGAGCGCCGCCGTGTTGCTCTCTGCAAGCTTTTGCTTCAGAAGCCGGACCTGCTGCTCCTCGATGAGCCCACCAACCACCTCGACGCCGAGAGCGTGCTCTGGCTCGAACAGCACCTTTCCAGCTACCCCGGCGCCGTCCTCGCCGTCACCCACGACCGGTACTTCCTAGACCACGTGGCCGAGTGGATCGCCGAAGTGGACCGCGGCCACCTCTACCCGTACGAGGGTAACTACTCCACGTACCTCGAAAAGAAGCGCGCCCGCCTCGAAGTCCAAGGCAAGAAGGACGCGAAGCAGGCCAAGCGCCTCACCGAGGAGCTCGAATGGGTCCGCTCCAACGCCAAGGGCCGCCAGACCAAGTCCAAGGCCCGCCTCGCGCGGTACGAGGAAATGGCCGCTGAGGCGGACCGCACCCGCAAGCTGGACTTCGAAGAGATCCAGATTCCGCCGGGGCCGCGCCTGGGCGGGTTGGTCCTGGAAGCCAAAAACCTGCAAAAGGGCTTCGAGGACCGCACCCTGATCGACGGGCTTTCCTTCACCCTCCCGCGCAACGGCATCGTCGGTGTCATCGGCCCCAACGGTGTTGGCAAGACCACCCTGTTCAAGACCATCGTGGGGCTTGAACCCCTCGACGGCGGCGAACTGAAAATCGGTGACTCCGTGAAGATTTCCTATGCGGACCAGAGCCGCGGCGGCATCGACCCGAACAAGACCCTGTGGGAAGTTGTCTCCGACGGTCTCGACTACATCCAGGTCGGCCAGGTCGAGATGCCGTCCCGCGCCTACGTGGCCGCCTTCGGGTTTAAGGGCCCGGACCAGCAGAAGAAGGCCGGAGTGCTCTCCGGTGGTGAGCGCAACCGCCTGAACCTGGCGCTGACCCTCAAACAGGGCGGCAACCTGCTGCTCCTCGACGAGCCCACCAACGACCTCGACGTCGAGACGCTCAGCAGCCTCGAAAATGCCCTGCTCGAATTCCCGGGCTGTGCTGTCGTGGTCTCGCACGACCGGTGGTTCCTGGACCGGGTGGCCACTCACATCCTCGCTTACGAAGGTGATGAGGAGAACCCCTCCAAGTGGTACTGGTTCGAGGGCAACTTCGAATCCTACGAGGAGAACAAGATGGAGCGCCTCGGCCCGGATGCAGCCAAACCGCACCGGGTGACCCACCGCCGCCTCACCCGCGACTAA
- a CDS encoding single-stranded DNA-binding protein, with amino-acid sequence MSDNITVRGFVVTEITSSTTPGGVATASFRIGSTTRRYDRAANAWVDVNTNWFTVQGYRQLAGNLGCSIRKGQRVIVVGKLKMRSWENAGRIYHRAEIDAEAVGHDLMFGSANYIRTATHGPQSAAGPSPFVTEGADQERTEHDQDNHGAAYDQHHEGNQEDGPAAPSVFVDDVTGEEAELDEQTGELKGAAA; translated from the coding sequence ATGAGCGACAACATCACTGTCCGTGGCTTCGTCGTCACGGAGATCACGAGTTCGACGACGCCGGGTGGAGTGGCGACCGCGTCATTCCGTATCGGCTCGACCACCCGCCGTTACGACCGAGCTGCGAACGCCTGGGTGGATGTGAACACCAACTGGTTCACTGTTCAGGGCTACCGGCAGCTGGCAGGAAACCTGGGCTGCAGCATCAGGAAGGGGCAGCGGGTCATCGTCGTGGGAAAGCTGAAAATGCGGAGCTGGGAGAATGCCGGGCGGATCTATCACCGGGCAGAGATCGACGCTGAGGCCGTCGGCCACGACCTCATGTTCGGGTCGGCAAACTACATCCGGACCGCCACCCACGGTCCGCAATCAGCTGCAGGACCGTCGCCTTTCGTTACTGAGGGCGCCGACCAGGAGCGGACAGAGCATGACCAGGACAACCACGGTGCTGCGTACGACCAGCATCACGAAGGCAATCAAGAAGACGGCCCCGCTGCCCCGTCCGTCTTCGTCGACGACGTCACGGGGGAGGAAGCGGAGCTGGATGAGCAAACCGGCGAGCTGAAAGGAGCTGCCGCCTGA
- a CDS encoding lipopolysaccharide assembly protein LapA domain-containing protein: MTQTPRGFDPQDPNDASSAQYPDQAAAPSVYTEPGYPTGTGVPAGGTDLATGAPDTATQAPPVETPPAGQSTSPAQESRQVTRAGMVWAAVACALVVLILLIAFILQNQEYVQVKFFGLEGSVPLGIALFIAAVGGGVLVAIAGAARIIQLRVTAHRLRSAR, from the coding sequence ATGACCCAAACACCCCGCGGATTCGATCCCCAGGATCCCAACGACGCCTCCAGCGCCCAGTACCCGGACCAGGCCGCCGCCCCTTCCGTGTACACCGAGCCGGGCTACCCGACCGGGACCGGAGTCCCTGCTGGCGGGACCGATCTTGCGACCGGCGCCCCCGACACCGCAACGCAGGCGCCTCCCGTGGAGACTCCGCCGGCAGGACAGTCCACATCGCCAGCCCAGGAATCGCGCCAGGTTACCCGCGCTGGCATGGTCTGGGCCGCGGTCGCCTGCGCACTGGTGGTCCTGATCCTGCTCATTGCGTTCATTCTGCAGAACCAGGAATACGTGCAAGTGAAGTTCTTTGGCCTCGAGGGCTCCGTGCCGCTCGGTATCGCACTGTTCATCGCGGCGGTAGGCGGCGGCGTGCTCGTTGCCATCGCAGGAGCTGCCCGCATTATTCAGTTGCGGGTCACCGCACACCGCCTGCGCTCCGCCCGGTAG
- the map gene encoding type I methionyl aminopeptidase, producing the protein MSMIKSQAEIVLMREAGRVVANTLERVKEAAAVGVSLKELDELAAATIAGAGATPAFLNYRPRWASVPFPGVICTSVNDAVVHGIPNDYQLRDGDLLSVDCGAFLDGWCGDAAVSFIVGTADPEDQALIDATDAALARGIEAARTGNKMGDLGYAIGGAARRAGYGLLADHGGHGIGKTMHAEPHVPNDGRPGRGIKLTEGLLIAIEPMLILGGTDEYIHDDDEWTLRSSNGRRAAHSEHTVAITKDGPLILTLP; encoded by the coding sequence ATGTCGATGATTAAGAGCCAAGCCGAAATTGTCCTGATGCGCGAGGCAGGCCGGGTGGTGGCCAATACCCTTGAACGCGTCAAGGAGGCTGCCGCCGTCGGGGTCTCCCTCAAAGAACTTGACGAGCTGGCCGCGGCGACGATTGCCGGTGCCGGAGCGACGCCGGCTTTCCTGAACTACCGGCCGAGGTGGGCGTCGGTGCCGTTTCCCGGGGTTATCTGCACGTCGGTGAACGACGCCGTGGTGCATGGAATCCCCAATGATTACCAGCTCCGGGACGGTGACCTGCTGAGCGTGGACTGTGGCGCGTTCCTTGACGGCTGGTGCGGCGACGCAGCCGTCAGCTTTATTGTCGGCACGGCCGACCCGGAGGACCAGGCCCTGATCGACGCGACCGACGCCGCCTTGGCCCGCGGCATCGAGGCGGCCCGGACCGGCAACAAGATGGGGGACCTGGGTTACGCCATCGGCGGGGCAGCACGCCGCGCCGGTTACGGACTGCTGGCCGACCATGGGGGTCATGGCATCGGCAAGACGATGCACGCCGAACCGCATGTTCCCAATGACGGCAGGCCCGGCCGCGGCATCAAGCTGACGGAGGGCCTGCTCATCGCGATCGAGCCGATGCTCATCCTGGGCGGCACGGACGAGTACATCCACGACGACGATGAATGGACGCTCCGCTCATCTAACGGCCGCCGCGCCGCCCACAGCGAACACACCGTGGCCATCACGAAGGACGGCCCGCTGATCCTGACGCTGCCATGA
- a CDS encoding DNA alkylation repair protein: MARVASCPPLELVGAIRSLLQAAADPARAAGAQAYLKSAMPCLGVQVPEVRRMVKTAIKERPPGSLEDLQSAVLELWRDARWREERYAAIDLTGLKLAAGEMGMLPLYEEIIRSGAWWDLVDGVSHRLCNLLQAHREDMSAVLLRWSTDRDLWIRRAAITAQLGAKTATDPALLAAVIEPNLADREFFIRKAIGWALREYAATNPAWVKDFAARHADRLSPLSRREALRKLK, translated from the coding sequence ATGGCTAGAGTGGCCTCATGTCCCCCCCTGGAACTCGTCGGCGCCATACGATCCCTGCTGCAGGCCGCCGCGGACCCCGCCCGGGCGGCAGGAGCACAGGCTTATCTGAAGTCCGCAATGCCGTGCCTGGGGGTGCAGGTTCCGGAGGTCCGGCGAATGGTCAAGACCGCCATCAAAGAACGGCCGCCGGGATCTCTGGAGGACTTGCAGTCCGCCGTGTTGGAGTTGTGGCGGGACGCCCGCTGGCGGGAAGAACGCTACGCCGCCATCGACTTGACCGGGCTGAAGCTCGCCGCGGGTGAGATGGGCATGCTCCCGCTCTATGAAGAAATCATTCGCAGCGGCGCCTGGTGGGATCTCGTGGACGGGGTCTCGCACCGGCTGTGCAACTTGCTGCAAGCCCACCGGGAGGACATGTCCGCCGTACTGCTCCGATGGAGCACGGACCGCGACTTGTGGATCCGGCGGGCCGCCATCACGGCCCAGCTGGGAGCCAAAACCGCGACCGATCCGGCGTTGCTCGCGGCCGTTATCGAACCCAACCTCGCAGACCGCGAGTTCTTTATCCGGAAGGCGATCGGCTGGGCGCTGCGTGAGTACGCCGCCACCAATCCTGCCTGGGTCAAGGATTTCGCGGCACGGCACGCAGACAGGCTGAGCCCGCTTTCACGCCGGGAGGCCTTGCGGAAGCTCAAATGA
- the mptB gene encoding polyprenol phosphomannose-dependent alpha 1,6 mannosyltransferase MptB — translation MTAPVPAAGKAAAGTLPSAAVAEVDNARSPLLAGFAGSLFMAIGSLGVGWLAPASELRRVPLFIWMRTEAVGVGLCIVLLAVGGMLLVRAWLRLGQRVRVWGAEARKATLQAVVLWGLPLMFSVPLFSRDVYAYIGQGRLMVEGFNPYENGISALSNYFQLGADKMWTEAPVPYGQLFLWIEQFVVWSTNVQPEASIMLFRLAALVGIVLCIIYVPKLAELHGVNPHRALWLTAANPLFLTNFIASVHNDALMIGLALAGLYYCATRRVIRGLVLVTLSISVKPITIVFLPFIGLLWAGKGASWPRKFVFWGLTAGFSLAMLYAMSLVNGFGFGWINGLSAPGSIWIWYAPVGLLGLVVASIFNAFGLDGWGLAKWVYDAGKLLALGIIGWQIFRGDYDRLIRRLTLAFAAVVVLAPMIQSWYVVWLIPLFAVTGIRDDWQVKALYFIVSFFMVYAISDQLEVFPYLQTADLGLALALARNAAAIIALLFALYLIFLDPKTKMLFSKSEEPITTRPVI, via the coding sequence ATGACGGCGCCTGTGCCCGCAGCGGGGAAGGCGGCTGCCGGCACGCTCCCGTCGGCTGCCGTTGCCGAGGTGGATAACGCCCGTTCGCCCCTGCTGGCAGGATTCGCTGGTTCCCTCTTCATGGCGATCGGTTCGCTGGGGGTCGGCTGGCTTGCGCCTGCTTCCGAGCTCCGCCGCGTTCCGCTGTTCATCTGGATGCGAACGGAAGCCGTCGGCGTCGGGTTGTGCATTGTGTTGCTTGCCGTGGGCGGGATGCTCCTCGTCCGTGCCTGGCTCAGGCTGGGCCAGCGCGTGCGGGTCTGGGGTGCTGAGGCCCGCAAGGCAACACTGCAGGCTGTGGTTCTGTGGGGGCTGCCCCTGATGTTCTCCGTTCCGCTGTTCAGCCGTGATGTCTACGCCTACATCGGGCAAGGCCGGCTGATGGTGGAAGGATTCAATCCGTACGAGAACGGGATTTCCGCGCTCTCGAACTATTTCCAGCTCGGTGCCGACAAGATGTGGACCGAGGCGCCGGTTCCGTACGGCCAGCTCTTCCTCTGGATTGAGCAGTTCGTCGTCTGGTCCACCAACGTGCAACCCGAAGCGAGCATTATGCTCTTCCGGCTGGCCGCGCTGGTGGGGATCGTGTTGTGCATCATCTACGTGCCCAAGCTCGCGGAGCTCCACGGCGTCAACCCGCACCGCGCCTTGTGGCTGACGGCCGCGAACCCGCTCTTCCTCACCAACTTCATCGCGAGTGTCCATAACGACGCCCTCATGATTGGCCTGGCACTGGCAGGGTTGTACTACTGCGCCACCCGGCGCGTCATTCGTGGCCTGGTCCTGGTAACCCTGTCGATCTCCGTGAAACCCATCACCATCGTCTTTCTGCCCTTCATCGGCCTGTTGTGGGCCGGAAAGGGAGCCAGCTGGCCGCGGAAGTTCGTCTTCTGGGGGCTGACCGCCGGCTTCAGCCTGGCGATGTTGTACGCCATGAGCTTGGTCAACGGCTTCGGCTTCGGCTGGATCAACGGGCTCTCCGCGCCGGGAAGCATCTGGATCTGGTACGCGCCCGTCGGGCTGCTGGGCCTGGTTGTCGCCTCGATCTTCAACGCTTTCGGGCTGGACGGGTGGGGTCTGGCCAAGTGGGTGTACGACGCCGGCAAGCTGCTGGCGCTGGGCATCATCGGCTGGCAGATCTTCCGCGGCGACTACGACCGGCTAATACGCCGGCTCACGCTGGCGTTCGCCGCCGTTGTGGTGCTCGCCCCCATGATCCAGTCCTGGTACGTCGTCTGGCTCATTCCGCTCTTCGCCGTCACCGGCATCCGGGACGACTGGCAGGTCAAGGCTCTCTACTTCATCGTGTCGTTCTTCATGGTCTACGCGATCTCCGACCAGCTGGAAGTCTTCCCCTACCTGCAGACCGCGGATCTCGGCCTGGCACTTGCCCTGGCCCGCAACGCCGCAGCGATTATTGCCTTGCTCTTCGCCCTCTACCTGATCTTCCTCGATCCCAAAACCAAGATGCTCTTCAGCAAGTCCGAGGAGCCGATCACCACCCGCCCGGTCATTTGA
- the orn gene encoding oligoribonuclease, whose product MPISNERIVWIDCEMTGLDTTHDALIEVAALVTDSELNILGDGVDVVIKPDDAALAQMNDFVRDMHTRSGLLAELPGGKTMAEAQAIVLDYIKKWVPDPKKAPLGGNSVGTDRVFLDRDMPELVEHLHYRVIDVSTIKELSRRWYARAYFQSPAKLGGHRALGDIQDSIDELRYYREAVFVPAPGPDSATAQRIAKNVMGTGGDTAAESVDAPAGTPAT is encoded by the coding sequence GTGCCTATATCTAATGAACGCATCGTCTGGATCGACTGTGAAATGACCGGCTTGGACACCACGCACGACGCCCTCATTGAGGTGGCCGCGCTGGTGACGGACTCGGAGCTTAATATCCTCGGTGACGGCGTCGACGTCGTCATCAAGCCCGACGACGCAGCCCTGGCGCAGATGAACGACTTTGTCCGCGACATGCACACCCGCTCCGGGCTGCTGGCCGAGCTTCCCGGTGGCAAGACCATGGCCGAGGCCCAGGCCATCGTCCTGGACTACATCAAGAAGTGGGTACCGGACCCCAAGAAGGCCCCGCTGGGCGGCAACTCGGTGGGAACGGACCGGGTGTTCCTGGACCGGGACATGCCCGAACTGGTGGAGCACCTGCACTACCGGGTCATTGACGTCAGCACCATCAAGGAGCTCTCCCGCCGCTGGTACGCCCGCGCCTACTTCCAGTCCCCCGCCAAGCTGGGCGGCCACCGGGCCCTCGGCGATATCCAGGATTCCATCGACGAGCTGCGCTACTACCGCGAAGCCGTTTTTGTTCCTGCACCGGGCCCGGACAGCGCCACGGCGCAGCGGATTGCCAAAAATGTCATGGGAACCGGCGGGGACACCGCCGCGGAGTCCGTCGATGCCCCCGCCGGAACACCGGCAACCTAG
- a CDS encoding acyl-CoA dehydrogenase family protein — translation MKRTLFEEDHEMFREMAAEFNTRAVAPHYAQWDKDHMMSRGLWTAAGEQGLLGLAVPEEFGGMGMDDYRFRAVLDEEFARSNHLAVGLAFHLHDDMVLPHLLAYGSDDLKSRWLPGMVSGETVTSVAWTEPGAGSDLRGVRTKAVRDGDEWLVSGQKTFIGNGISGDASLVLARTDGGTGRGNANSFSLFMVRKGEGYSTGKQLDKMGLKASDTAELFFDNVRVPHADLVGEEGKALQYCAEQLPQGRLGIAVASSAVVRAIYEATVRYTKDRNAFGERIIDFQNSRFELANILTEVEVTETYVDRAIQAFNAGELDAASAARAKLWASERAKSVSDRCLQLHGGYGYILEYPVAQAFLAARLLTIFGGTNEIMRDVVGRTIAG, via the coding sequence ATGAAGCGCACGCTCTTTGAAGAAGACCACGAGATGTTCCGTGAGATGGCCGCAGAATTCAACACCCGCGCCGTGGCACCGCATTACGCCCAGTGGGACAAGGACCACATGATGTCCCGCGGCCTGTGGACGGCAGCCGGTGAGCAGGGCCTGCTGGGCCTGGCCGTGCCGGAGGAATTCGGCGGCATGGGCATGGACGACTACCGCTTCCGCGCCGTTCTGGACGAGGAGTTCGCACGCAGCAACCACCTCGCCGTCGGGCTGGCGTTCCACCTCCACGACGACATGGTCCTCCCCCACCTGCTGGCCTACGGCTCCGATGACCTCAAGAGCCGCTGGCTTCCCGGCATGGTGTCCGGCGAGACCGTCACATCGGTGGCGTGGACCGAGCCCGGCGCCGGGTCGGACCTGCGCGGCGTCCGCACCAAAGCCGTGCGCGACGGCGACGAGTGGCTGGTCAGCGGGCAAAAGACGTTCATCGGCAACGGCATCTCCGGCGACGCGTCCCTGGTTCTTGCCCGCACCGACGGCGGCACCGGCCGCGGCAACGCCAACTCGTTCTCCTTGTTCATGGTCCGCAAGGGCGAGGGCTACTCCACGGGCAAGCAGCTGGACAAGATGGGTTTGAAGGCCTCGGACACCGCGGAGCTGTTCTTCGACAATGTCCGGGTCCCGCATGCCGACCTCGTCGGTGAGGAGGGCAAGGCTCTGCAGTACTGCGCTGAACAACTCCCGCAGGGCCGGCTCGGGATCGCGGTGGCGAGTTCCGCCGTCGTCCGCGCCATCTACGAGGCCACCGTCCGTTACACGAAAGACCGGAACGCCTTCGGCGAACGGATCATCGATTTCCAGAACAGCCGCTTCGAACTGGCCAACATCCTCACCGAGGTGGAAGTCACCGAAACGTACGTGGACCGGGCAATCCAGGCGTTTAACGCCGGAGAGCTCGACGCCGCCTCCGCCGCCCGCGCGAAATTGTGGGCCTCCGAGAGGGCAAAATCGGTCAGCGACCGGTGTCTGCAGCTGCACGGCGGCTACGGCTACATCCTGGAGTATCCGGTGGCGCAGGCGTTCCTGGCGGCCAGACTGCTGACTATTTTCGGCGGCACCAACGAAATCATGCGCGACGTCGTCGGCCGCACGATCGCCGGCTGA